One genomic region from Jiangella sp. DSM 45060 encodes:
- a CDS encoding GYD domain-containing protein produces the protein MPTFVSLINWTDQGVRQSKESLDRAKAAGDLAERMGGNLKDVYWTVGPYDIVSIAEFPDDESGTAFALAIAAQGNIRTTTLRAFDADEMRGILGKLG, from the coding sequence ATGCCCACATTCGTCAGCTTGATCAACTGGACCGACCAGGGAGTGCGTCAGTCGAAGGAGTCGCTCGACCGAGCCAAGGCCGCCGGTGACCTGGCCGAGCGCATGGGAGGCAACCTCAAGGACGTCTACTGGACCGTGGGCCCGTACGACATCGTCTCGATCGCCGAGTTCCCCGACGACGAGTCCGGCACCGCCTTCGCACTGGCCATCGCCGCGCAGGGCAACATCCGGACGACGACCCTTCGCGCTTTCGACGCCGACGAGATGAGGGGCATCCTGGGAAAGCTCGGCTGA
- a CDS encoding GlxA family transcriptional regulator: MAPRRRVLILAFDRFQPLDVVGPAEVFAGAERLCPGSYDVVVASPDGGLVRSDSGIVALDTVPASTCGRAVDTVLVGGGFGARHVGPDDEVARIVRELAPRCRRVASICTGAFVLAAAGVLDGRRVATHWWAAAQLAQRYPTLRVDDDPIFVRDGNVWTSAGVTSGLDLALALVSDDLGDEVAAEIARWMVMFLRRPGGQAQFSTHLRAPLAADPPIRAVQDWLADHLADDLSVAALARRAGLSPRHFARRFREETGVTPAAHVEALRVEAAKQLLGQDGISLAEITRRCGFGTIETFHRAFRRNTGTTPDHYRQHVAPAPAGV; the protein is encoded by the coding sequence ATGGCTCCTCGCCGCCGGGTTCTGATCCTCGCCTTCGACCGCTTCCAGCCCCTCGACGTCGTCGGGCCGGCCGAGGTGTTCGCGGGTGCCGAGCGGCTCTGCCCGGGCAGTTACGACGTCGTGGTGGCGTCGCCGGACGGCGGCCTGGTGCGCAGCGACTCAGGGATCGTCGCGCTCGACACGGTGCCCGCCTCCACGTGCGGCCGGGCGGTCGACACGGTGCTGGTCGGTGGCGGCTTCGGAGCGCGTCACGTCGGGCCGGACGACGAGGTCGCGCGGATCGTCCGGGAGCTCGCACCACGGTGCCGGCGCGTGGCGTCGATCTGCACGGGGGCGTTCGTCCTGGCCGCCGCGGGTGTCCTCGACGGCCGGCGCGTGGCGACGCACTGGTGGGCGGCGGCTCAGTTGGCGCAGCGCTATCCCACGCTGCGAGTCGACGACGATCCGATCTTCGTCCGCGACGGGAACGTCTGGACGTCCGCGGGGGTGACCTCCGGCCTCGACCTGGCGCTGGCGCTGGTGTCCGACGATCTCGGCGACGAGGTGGCGGCGGAGATCGCCCGGTGGATGGTGATGTTCCTCAGACGACCCGGCGGCCAGGCGCAGTTCTCGACGCACCTGCGTGCGCCTCTCGCCGCCGACCCGCCGATCCGCGCGGTGCAGGACTGGCTGGCCGACCACCTCGCCGACGACCTGTCGGTCGCCGCGCTCGCACGACGAGCCGGCCTGAGTCCCCGGCACTTCGCCCGGAGGTTCCGCGAGGAGACCGGTGTGACCCCGGCGGCCCACGTCGAGGCGTTGCGCGTCGAGGCCGCCAAGCAGCTCCTGGGTCAGGACGGCATCTCGCTCGCCGAGATCACCCGCCGCTGCGGCTTCGGGACGATCGAGACGTTCCACCGTGCGTTCCGCCGGAACACCGGCACGACTCCGGACCACTACCGCCAGCACGTCGCCCCGGCGCCGGCCGGCGTCTGA
- a CDS encoding VOC family protein, producing MTVYDLDHLTLGVRHLYASAERLRQETGLRSHEGGWLDVMPTAHRTIALPQGAYINVESVIDHHADLPPGVAAFRTWFEDTTRGGDHWMTWNLRARTRADLEDVARRFGGEVVTAPGARRPDGSTTTTIMAPGNAALTWARGLPNWYFHEDLTQHPARRTPMDHERPVREIAWLELGGDSAELEQHIGSETFAALPLRFVDAPAGLYGVGLTTADGDEIAVRAPSGAPGLAELAARTAS from the coding sequence ATGACTGTCTACGACCTCGACCACCTCACCCTCGGGGTGCGGCACCTCTACGCGAGCGCCGAACGGCTGCGGCAGGAGACCGGACTGCGCAGTCACGAAGGCGGCTGGCTGGACGTCATGCCCACCGCGCACCGGACCATCGCGCTCCCGCAGGGCGCCTACATCAACGTCGAGTCGGTCATCGACCACCACGCCGACCTGCCGCCGGGCGTCGCAGCGTTCCGCACCTGGTTCGAGGACACCACCCGAGGCGGCGACCACTGGATGACGTGGAACCTGCGCGCACGCACCCGCGCCGACCTCGAGGACGTGGCTCGGCGCTTCGGCGGCGAGGTGGTGACGGCGCCGGGCGCCCGCCGGCCGGACGGTTCGACCACCACGACGATCATGGCGCCCGGGAACGCCGCCCTGACCTGGGCTCGCGGCCTGCCGAACTGGTACTTCCACGAGGACCTGACCCAGCACCCCGCGCGGCGCACGCCCATGGATCACGAGCGTCCGGTCCGGGAGATCGCGTGGCTCGAGCTCGGCGGCGACAGCGCCGAGCTCGAACAGCACATCGGCAGCGAGACCTTCGCCGCCCTGCCCCTGCGTTTCGTCGACGCGCCCGCGGGCTTGTACGGCGTCGGCCTGACGACGGCTGACGGCGACGAGATCGCCGTACGCGCACCGTCCGGCGCCCCCGGCCTGGCCGAGCTCGCCGCGCGCACCGCGTCGTAG
- a CDS encoding MMPL family transporter, whose protein sequence is MATLLHRLGRFSHARRRLVAALWLAVALTIGAAAATLSGPTVDSFDLPGTESQEAFDLLDERFPNVPMDGASARVVFVAPDGETIDAAEAAISGILADLASGEQVLQVSSPFDSGMITDDRSTALAEVTYTAPYPELTDETTRALQDAAASGAAAGLDVELGGDALEPELEVGGELVGLAVAALVLVLTLGSLLAAGMSLATGIIGVLIGISGITALTGFVDLGATTPILALMLGLAVGIDYALFIVSRYRHELATGRAPEEAAGVAVATAGSAVVFAGLTVVIALAGLSIVGIGLATEMGLAAAGTVVVAVLIALTLLPALMGFAGRRVLPRRLRHHPAREGDDLERSRLGRRWAGLVTRRPRAVLAVAVAGLAVLASPVVDLRLGFPDHGTHPEETTQRQAYDAIADGFGPGFNGPLMVVVDLAGSPDPRRAADAVERALSGTEGVAASAPPQFDQTGDTAILSVIPSGGPDSAETEQLVQTIRTDVRPVAEREGAGLAVTGGTAVLIDFNEKMGDALLVYLPVVIGLSFLLLMGVFRSVLIPLKATLGFLLSVGATFGTLVAIFQWGWLEPLGLQPTGAVVSTLPILLIGIVFGLAMDYEVFLVTRMREEYLRGRPATDAVRSGFAHGARVVTAAAIIMISVFGGFILGDSSDIIQIGVALATAVAVDAFVVRMTIVPAVLSLAGDRAWWLPRRLDRLIPGAVRG, encoded by the coding sequence ATGGCCACGTTGCTCCATCGTCTCGGTCGTTTCAGCCATGCTCGGCGCAGGCTGGTCGCCGCCTTGTGGCTGGCGGTGGCGCTGACCATCGGTGCTGCCGCCGCCACGCTGTCCGGACCGACCGTCGACTCGTTCGACCTGCCGGGCACCGAGTCGCAGGAGGCGTTCGACCTCCTCGACGAGCGCTTTCCGAACGTGCCGATGGACGGCGCCTCCGCGCGCGTCGTCTTCGTCGCCCCGGACGGCGAGACGATCGACGCCGCCGAGGCGGCGATCTCCGGCATCCTGGCCGACCTCGCCTCCGGCGAGCAGGTGCTGCAGGTCTCGAGCCCGTTCGATTCGGGGATGATCACCGACGACCGCTCCACGGCACTCGCGGAGGTCACCTATACCGCGCCCTACCCGGAGTTGACCGACGAGACCACCCGAGCCCTGCAGGACGCGGCCGCGAGCGGTGCGGCAGCCGGGCTGGACGTGGAGCTGGGCGGCGACGCGCTCGAGCCGGAGCTGGAGGTCGGCGGCGAACTGGTCGGGCTGGCCGTGGCCGCGCTCGTCCTGGTGCTCACGCTCGGTTCCCTGCTCGCCGCGGGCATGTCGCTGGCCACCGGGATCATCGGCGTGCTCATCGGGATCTCCGGCATCACCGCCTTGACCGGCTTCGTCGATCTCGGCGCCACCACCCCGATCCTGGCCCTGATGCTCGGCCTGGCCGTCGGCATCGACTACGCGTTGTTCATCGTCTCCCGCTACCGGCACGAGCTCGCGACCGGCCGGGCACCCGAGGAAGCGGCCGGCGTCGCCGTCGCGACCGCGGGTTCGGCCGTCGTGTTCGCCGGGCTCACCGTCGTCATCGCCCTGGCCGGGCTGTCCATCGTCGGCATCGGCCTGGCCACCGAGATGGGACTCGCCGCCGCGGGAACGGTGGTCGTGGCCGTGCTGATCGCGCTGACGCTGCTGCCCGCCCTCATGGGCTTCGCGGGCCGGCGCGTCCTGCCACGCCGGCTGCGCCACCACCCCGCGAGGGAGGGCGACGACCTCGAGCGGTCCCGGCTGGGCCGGCGATGGGCCGGGCTCGTCACCCGCCGGCCGCGCGCCGTCCTGGCCGTCGCCGTCGCGGGGCTCGCCGTCCTGGCCAGCCCGGTCGTCGACCTCCGCCTCGGCTTCCCCGACCACGGCACCCATCCCGAGGAGACGACGCAGCGCCAGGCCTACGACGCCATCGCCGACGGCTTCGGGCCCGGATTCAACGGCCCGCTGATGGTGGTCGTCGACCTCGCCGGGAGTCCCGATCCCCGGCGAGCGGCCGACGCCGTCGAGCGCGCCCTCTCCGGCACCGAGGGGGTTGCGGCCAGCGCTCCCCCGCAGTTCGACCAGACGGGCGACACCGCGATCCTGTCGGTGATCCCCAGCGGCGGACCGGACAGCGCGGAGACCGAACAGCTCGTCCAGACCATCAGGACCGACGTCCGCCCCGTGGCGGAACGGGAGGGAGCCGGGCTGGCCGTCACCGGCGGCACCGCGGTGCTCATCGACTTCAACGAGAAGATGGGCGACGCGCTGCTGGTCTATCTGCCGGTGGTGATCGGCCTGTCGTTCCTCCTGCTGATGGGGGTGTTCCGGTCGGTCCTGATCCCACTCAAGGCGACGCTGGGCTTCCTGCTGAGCGTGGGAGCCACGTTCGGCACCCTGGTCGCGATCTTCCAGTGGGGCTGGCTCGAACCACTCGGCCTGCAACCGACGGGCGCCGTGGTCAGCACGCTGCCGATCCTGCTCATCGGCATCGTGTTCGGCCTGGCCATGGATTACGAGGTGTTCCTCGTGACCAGGATGCGCGAGGAGTACCTCCGCGGCCGCCCCGCCACGGACGCCGTCCGTTCCGGCTTCGCGCACGGGGCTCGGGTCGTCACCGCCGCGGCGATCATCATGATCAGCGTGTTCGGCGGGTTCATCCTCGGCGACTCCAGCGACATCATCCAGATCGGGGTCGCGCTCGCGACGGCCGTCGCCGTCGACGCGTTCGTCGTCCGCATGACGATCGTGCCCGCCGTCCTCAGCCTGGCCGGTGATCGCGCGTGGTGGCTCCCCCGCCGGCTCGACCGGCTCATCCCGGGGGCGGTCCGGGGATGA
- a CDS encoding carbohydrate ABC transporter permease, with protein MRLSPPSSADRARWRRGGLLYVAPALVLYLAFVAWPVLKNLQTSFLGNTEFDPSLSFVGLDNYRWLVETRASRLAFRNVLIFGVLTVPVQMVLGLLLAVALRGRGLIRGLLRTLLFLPVVLTPVVIGYLFADLLETTNGSVNTTLRAIGLDALAHPWLADPATALPVVAAVNVWMWTGFSMAIYQAAITGLDDSVLEAAALDGASRWQTLRYVVAPMLRPAHYALLILGVIGTLKTFDLVYVLTRGGPDHASEVPTSLLLTTLLNGRDGRAAALGTAVFVLALVMTVLQLRRYLREESR; from the coding sequence ATGCGGCTGAGTCCTCCTAGCAGCGCGGACCGGGCGCGGTGGCGGCGCGGCGGACTGCTCTACGTCGCCCCCGCCCTGGTCCTCTATCTGGCCTTCGTCGCCTGGCCGGTGCTGAAGAACCTGCAGACCAGCTTCCTGGGCAACACCGAGTTCGACCCGTCGCTCAGCTTCGTGGGCTTGGACAACTACCGCTGGCTCGTCGAGACTCGGGCCAGCCGGCTCGCGTTTCGCAACGTGCTGATCTTCGGCGTGCTGACCGTGCCCGTGCAGATGGTGCTGGGCCTGCTGCTCGCGGTGGCGCTGCGTGGCCGCGGCTTGATCCGCGGGCTGCTGCGCACGCTGCTGTTCCTGCCCGTCGTGCTGACCCCGGTGGTCATCGGCTACCTGTTCGCCGACCTGCTGGAGACCACCAACGGATCGGTCAACACCACGCTGCGGGCCATCGGGCTGGACGCGCTGGCACATCCCTGGCTGGCCGACCCGGCCACCGCGCTCCCCGTGGTGGCCGCCGTCAACGTGTGGATGTGGACCGGGTTCTCGATGGCGATCTACCAGGCGGCGATCACGGGACTGGACGACTCCGTGCTCGAGGCCGCGGCGCTCGACGGCGCCTCGCGCTGGCAGACGCTGCGGTACGTCGTCGCGCCGATGCTGCGCCCGGCCCACTACGCGCTGCTGATCCTCGGCGTCATCGGCACGTTGAAGACCTTCGACCTGGTGTACGTCCTGACGCGCGGCGGGCCGGACCACGCCAGCGAGGTGCCGACGAGCCTGCTGCTCACGACGCTGCTGAACGGGCGGGACGGGCGGGCGGCCGCACTGGGCACCGCGGTGTTCGTGCTCGCGCTCGTCATGACCGTGCTGCAGCTGCGGCGGTACCTGAGGGAGGAATCGCGGTGA
- a CDS encoding MarR family winged helix-turn-helix transcriptional regulator, with product MILLMPRLMARSKRMPIPPQLQDFALTPRHLSLLALLLYDESATIKELAAQLQIASTTVSLMVGDLSRQGILERRDDERDRRRTIVTIADAHRAAIEGWLAAGADAWRTVFAPMSPAERALVIGALLAYERESMILTRQPD from the coding sequence ATGATCCTGCTGATGCCGCGCCTCATGGCGCGCTCGAAGCGCATGCCGATCCCGCCTCAGCTGCAGGACTTCGCGCTCACCCCGCGCCACCTGTCGTTGCTGGCGCTGCTCCTCTACGACGAGTCGGCCACCATCAAGGAGCTGGCGGCTCAGCTCCAGATCGCGTCGACGACGGTGAGCCTCATGGTCGGCGACCTGAGCCGGCAGGGGATCCTCGAACGCCGCGACGACGAACGCGACCGGCGGCGGACGATCGTGACCATCGCCGACGCTCACCGGGCCGCGATCGAGGGCTGGCTGGCGGCCGGAGCGGACGCCTGGCGCACCGTCTTCGCGCCGATGTCGCCGGCCGAGCGGGCGCTGGTGATCGGGGCCCTGCTCGCCTACGAGCGGGAGTCGATGATCCTCACCCGGCAGCCCGACTGA
- a CDS encoding ABC transporter substrate-binding protein, which yields MRLRVIAAALAAAGLLAACGSDDDQTGGAAAEVTAPASGTVRYESWTPTQETFDAVVAAFAEDNPDVEVTSKLAPIADYQTSLQTQLRAGEGPDVFVVSPGAMFTQFGQYMEPLDDYAAASNGDDWADAYAPEALSRAQADETTYGLPVGYGVAGFLWVNKTLLAEAGVEVPATYDDLVAASAELAGRGIAPIALGGKDPWQVVDYYLALAADIDSEALYAALDGSGEWTAPGLVDAFDAWRGLFADGVFQEGAVGAATYNDAYDLFTQGKAAFFANGSWNLDMYANSLDRVGSFDIDAIPFPFGDDGAPITGDVSGIVVVNKNSDNKAAAYRLAEYLSTGAGSQILMDTFLDFSVTAEEREPSELPAPATQPRASIVTMIDERLAGYRQVPSPAVAEALGSALVAVATDSASPEDAAGRVQDAAESS from the coding sequence GTGAGACTCAGAGTGATCGCGGCCGCCCTGGCCGCGGCCGGCCTGCTGGCCGCATGCGGCAGTGACGACGACCAGACGGGAGGCGCTGCCGCCGAGGTCACCGCGCCGGCCAGCGGCACCGTCCGGTACGAGTCCTGGACGCCGACGCAGGAGACGTTCGACGCCGTCGTCGCCGCGTTCGCCGAGGACAACCCGGACGTCGAGGTGACCAGCAAGCTGGCGCCCATCGCCGACTACCAGACGTCGCTGCAGACGCAGCTGCGCGCGGGGGAGGGACCGGACGTCTTCGTGGTGTCGCCGGGTGCCATGTTCACCCAGTTCGGCCAGTACATGGAGCCGCTGGACGATTACGCGGCGGCGTCGAACGGCGACGACTGGGCCGACGCGTACGCGCCTGAGGCGTTGTCGCGCGCCCAGGCCGACGAGACGACGTACGGACTGCCGGTCGGCTACGGCGTGGCCGGGTTCCTGTGGGTCAACAAGACGCTGCTCGCCGAGGCCGGCGTCGAGGTGCCCGCCACGTACGACGACCTGGTGGCGGCCAGCGCGGAACTGGCCGGCCGGGGCATCGCGCCGATCGCGCTCGGCGGGAAGGACCCCTGGCAGGTCGTCGACTACTACCTCGCGCTGGCGGCCGACATCGACAGTGAGGCGCTCTACGCCGCCCTGGACGGCAGCGGCGAGTGGACCGCGCCAGGTCTGGTCGACGCGTTCGACGCCTGGCGTGGGCTGTTCGCCGACGGAGTGTTCCAGGAGGGTGCCGTCGGCGCGGCCACCTACAACGACGCGTACGACCTGTTCACCCAGGGCAAGGCGGCGTTCTTCGCCAACGGCAGCTGGAACCTGGACATGTACGCCAACTCGCTGGACCGGGTCGGCTCGTTCGACATCGACGCCATCCCGTTCCCGTTCGGCGACGACGGCGCGCCGATCACCGGCGACGTCAGTGGGATCGTCGTGGTCAACAAGAACAGCGACAACAAGGCGGCGGCCTATCGGCTGGCCGAGTACCTGAGCACCGGGGCCGGCAGCCAGATCCTCATGGACACGTTCCTCGACTTCTCGGTCACCGCGGAGGAGCGCGAGCCGAGTGAGCTGCCGGCGCCGGCCACCCAGCCGCGGGCGTCCATCGTCACCATGATCGACGAACGGCTGGCCGGCTACCGGCAGGTGCCGTCGCCGGCGGTGGCCGAGGCGTTGGGATCGGCGCTGGTGGCGGTGGCCACCGACTCTGCGTCGCCCGAGGACGCGGCCGGACGGGTCCAGGATGCGGCTGAGTCCTCCTAG
- a CDS encoding DJ-1/PfpI family protein translates to MQIAIAMFDQFTALDAVGPYQVLVELPHTEIVTVAAARGPVRDDRSLTFQATAAFDEVTEPDVIVVPGGLITRRMVRDRHPVIDWIGAVHPTATWTTSVCTGAVLLAAAGVLTGRAATTHWVAYDQLAALGATPTEQRVVVDGDVVTAAGVSAGIDMALTVAALIAGDAMAQTIQLGLEYDPQPPFDAGSPAKAPGAIHAPLSDWMRRREAALLS, encoded by the coding sequence GTGCAGATCGCCATCGCCATGTTCGACCAGTTCACCGCCCTCGACGCGGTCGGCCCCTACCAGGTGCTCGTCGAGCTGCCACACACCGAGATCGTCACCGTCGCCGCCGCCCGCGGGCCGGTGCGCGACGACCGCTCCCTGACCTTCCAGGCCACCGCGGCGTTCGACGAGGTCACCGAGCCCGACGTCATCGTCGTCCCCGGAGGGCTCATCACCCGCCGGATGGTCCGCGATCGCCATCCCGTCATCGACTGGATCGGAGCCGTGCACCCGACGGCGACGTGGACGACCTCGGTCTGCACCGGCGCCGTCCTGCTCGCCGCCGCCGGTGTGCTCACCGGGCGGGCGGCGACGACGCACTGGGTCGCGTACGACCAGCTCGCCGCGCTCGGCGCCACGCCGACCGAGCAGCGGGTCGTCGTCGACGGCGACGTGGTGACCGCCGCCGGGGTGTCGGCGGGCATCGACATGGCGCTCACCGTCGCCGCCCTGATCGCCGGCGACGCCATGGCCCAGACCATCCAGCTCGGTCTCGAGTACGACCCGCAGCCGCCCTTCGACGCCGGTTCGCCGGCCAAGGCCCCGGGCGCCATCCACGCACCGTTGTCCGACTGGATGCGCCGTCGCGAGGCCGCGCTGCTGTCGTGA
- a CDS encoding FAD-dependent monooxygenase, whose protein sequence is MTEIHIVGGGVAGLALAGLVPRDYSVHLYDGGRDARTVPTVFGLWPAAMRVLDDLGLTTAARAAGRRLDEARFHDRRGRVLARFGGQDVWLVARTELVRMLWSNLPANVTVHRRIIERTDDLGGDLVVGADGVHSVVRASRWRGAGPPRRLGATAIRGVVDEPIAGDRLSEYWGAGTLVGMTPHPDGGTNWFCTVPRERFSGRAEALTAIRTRLDGHPAPVRRLLAAADPDRTLVNDLWAARWPRRLVRADAVLIGDAAHAMSPSLGRGAGESLIDAQVLGTALRTASLEDALRRYERNRLLRSHLVRVASSVVLQVATARRERLRNAVVALAAWPATARGGISRAAG, encoded by the coding sequence ATGACCGAGATCCACATCGTCGGCGGAGGCGTCGCCGGGCTCGCGCTCGCCGGCCTCGTCCCCCGCGACTACTCCGTCCACCTGTACGACGGCGGCCGCGACGCCCGCACGGTGCCGACGGTCTTCGGGCTGTGGCCGGCGGCGATGCGCGTCCTCGACGATCTCGGCCTGACCACCGCCGCCCGTGCCGCCGGGCGTCGCCTCGACGAGGCCCGCTTCCACGACCGTCGCGGACGGGTGCTGGCCAGGTTCGGCGGCCAGGACGTCTGGCTGGTCGCCCGCACCGAACTGGTCCGGATGCTCTGGTCGAACCTGCCCGCGAACGTCACCGTGCACCGGCGGATCATCGAGCGGACGGACGACCTCGGCGGCGACCTGGTCGTGGGCGCCGACGGCGTGCACAGCGTCGTCCGCGCCTCCCGGTGGCGAGGGGCGGGGCCGCCACGCCGCCTCGGCGCCACCGCGATCCGTGGTGTGGTCGACGAGCCGATCGCCGGCGACCGTCTGTCGGAGTACTGGGGCGCCGGCACCCTCGTCGGCATGACACCGCATCCGGACGGCGGCACGAACTGGTTCTGCACCGTGCCACGCGAGCGGTTCTCCGGCCGGGCCGAGGCGCTGACGGCCATCCGGACGCGTCTCGACGGCCATCCGGCACCCGTGCGCCGGCTGCTCGCCGCCGCCGACCCCGACCGCACCCTCGTCAACGACCTGTGGGCCGCGCGCTGGCCGCGGCGACTGGTGCGAGCTGACGCCGTGCTGATCGGCGACGCCGCGCATGCGATGTCACCCAGTCTCGGCCGCGGCGCCGGCGAGTCGCTCATCGACGCGCAGGTCCTCGGCACGGCGCTGCGCACCGCGTCGCTGGAGGACGCGCTGCGCCGCTACGAGCGCAACCGCCTGCTGCGCTCGCACCTGGTCCGGGTCGCCTCGTCCGTCGTGCTCCAGGTGGCCACGGCCCGGCGCGAGCGGCTGCGCAACGCCGTCGTCGCGCTGGCCGCGTGGCCGGCCACCGCCCGCGGCGGGATCAGTCGGGCTGCCGGGTGA
- a CDS encoding LacI family DNA-binding transcriptional regulator translates to MPTQSHGRPPTGIREVAQLAGVSIGTVSNVLNKPEVVAERTRKRVLAAIERLNFVPNRGAADLRSGRSRMIGLVVPDITNPFFAEVARGAVDAAGESNVAVVLCNSDQDPAKEDRYLDVLEEHRVAGVVINPVGAIPARLADLRDRGSKVVCVHRSVKTSDYCSVAVDDVRGGRLATDHLLGLGARTIALVNGPVSLRPCADRRLGARQAVKAAGLPAGALVEVRQAAMTIKGGIEAAEHLLAGSRLPDAVFCTNDLLAVGVTRRLTQAGLAVPGDVAIAGYDDIDLAAEATIPLTSVGQPKYGLGHRATQLVLTEIAEPSGHRHERVAFHPQLAVRESSLR, encoded by the coding sequence ATGCCAACGCAGAGTCACGGCCGCCCACCCACCGGGATCCGCGAGGTCGCACAGCTCGCGGGCGTCTCGATCGGGACGGTGTCGAACGTGCTCAACAAGCCCGAGGTGGTCGCCGAGCGCACGAGGAAGCGGGTGCTCGCCGCCATCGAGCGGCTGAACTTCGTGCCGAACCGAGGCGCCGCCGACCTTCGCTCCGGACGCAGCCGCATGATCGGCCTCGTCGTCCCCGACATCACGAACCCGTTCTTCGCCGAGGTCGCCCGCGGCGCCGTCGACGCCGCGGGCGAGAGCAACGTCGCCGTGGTGCTGTGCAACAGCGACCAGGACCCGGCCAAGGAGGACCGCTACCTCGACGTGCTCGAGGAGCACCGGGTGGCCGGCGTCGTCATCAATCCCGTGGGAGCGATCCCGGCGCGGCTGGCCGACCTGCGGGACCGCGGCTCCAAGGTCGTCTGCGTGCACCGATCGGTCAAGACCAGCGACTACTGCTCGGTGGCGGTCGACGACGTCCGGGGCGGCCGGCTCGCCACCGACCATCTGCTCGGACTCGGCGCCCGGACCATCGCCCTGGTGAACGGACCGGTCTCGCTTCGTCCATGCGCCGACCGCCGGCTCGGCGCCCGGCAGGCGGTCAAGGCGGCCGGGCTGCCGGCCGGTGCGCTGGTCGAGGTGCGGCAGGCGGCCATGACCATCAAGGGCGGCATCGAGGCGGCCGAGCACCTGCTCGCGGGCTCGCGGCTGCCCGACGCCGTCTTCTGCACCAACGACCTGCTCGCCGTCGGTGTGACCCGGCGCCTGACCCAGGCCGGCCTGGCGGTGCCGGGCGACGTCGCCATCGCCGGCTACGACGACATCGACCTCGCGGCCGAGGCCACCATCCCGCTGACCTCGGTGGGCCAGCCGAAGTACGGCCTGGGCCACCGGGCCACCCAGTTGGTGCTCACCGAGATCGCCGAGCCGAGCGGCCACCGGCACGAACGGGTGGCGTTCCACCCGCAACTGGCCGTCCGCGAGTCCTCGCTGCGCTGA